A portion of the Labilithrix sp. genome contains these proteins:
- a CDS encoding group 1 truncated hemoglobin, which translates to MRASSVYAVILVSAGLAVFACASKPPPPKEPAHTETVADAGEDADAEPPPPKSLYERLGKQDGITKVVDVLVKNLQADPKFKGRMATLKGAKLDKFKKDLADQVCVESGGPDAGADCKYEGRFMKELLGPKNKLKEEEWNAMLLELRNSFEENKIEEAEQADLTAEISKFRDDVVQAAPVKK; encoded by the coding sequence ATGAGAGCAAGCAGCGTCTACGCCGTCATCCTCGTCTCAGCTGGTCTGGCGGTCTTTGCCTGCGCCTCGAAACCGCCGCCGCCGAAGGAGCCCGCCCACACCGAGACGGTGGCCGACGCGGGTGAGGACGCGGACGCGGAGCCCCCGCCGCCGAAGTCGCTCTACGAGCGGCTCGGGAAGCAGGACGGCATCACGAAGGTCGTCGACGTCCTCGTGAAGAACCTCCAGGCCGACCCGAAGTTCAAGGGTCGCATGGCGACGCTCAAGGGCGCGAAGCTCGACAAGTTCAAGAAGGATCTCGCGGACCAGGTCTGCGTCGAGTCCGGCGGTCCCGACGCGGGCGCGGACTGCAAGTACGAGGGGCGCTTCATGAAGGAGCTCCTCGGTCCGAAGAACAAGCTGAAGGAAGAGGAGTGGAACGCGATGCTCCTCGAGCTCCGGAACTCGTTCGAGGAGAACAAGATCGAGGAGGCGGAGCAGGCCGACCTCACCGCCGAGATCAGCAAGTTCCGCGACGACGTCGTGCAGGCCGCGCCCGTAAAAAAGTAG
- a CDS encoding DNA-processing protein DprA gives MKVAVKGAVKLDPRDAAYPPPMLDLDEPPVLTVSGPLEPSRVVAIVGSRRASGEAKCFAHQLAYHLAAAGIVVVSGGAVGVDWAAHTGAMKRGATWCVAPCGRGEVFPPANEDLFAEIESSNTSRMIWPFPDGTPKDTLTPRYRNGVLVSLASAVIVVQAAVGSGSIHAARITRELRRPLYVVPGMPWSWEFHGSKGLIMSGATPLWSVEQLFDELDLPAPDIADPEALLSGRMPLPSPIRTNKRRGGSSRKQVLLPLPAPSLTPEEERVKSILSPAPTQRDRIIEEAGLGTSATLTALLTLSLKDVVVEAPDGFFRLNKAS, from the coding sequence GTGAAGGTCGCTGTGAAGGGCGCCGTGAAGCTCGATCCGCGCGACGCCGCGTACCCGCCGCCGATGCTCGACCTCGACGAGCCGCCGGTCCTCACTGTGTCGGGGCCGCTCGAGCCGAGCCGCGTCGTCGCGATCGTCGGCTCGCGGCGCGCGAGCGGCGAAGCGAAGTGCTTCGCGCATCAGCTCGCGTATCACCTCGCGGCCGCAGGGATCGTCGTCGTGTCGGGAGGCGCGGTGGGCGTCGACTGGGCGGCGCACACCGGCGCGATGAAACGAGGCGCGACATGGTGCGTCGCGCCGTGCGGCCGCGGTGAGGTCTTCCCGCCGGCGAACGAGGACCTCTTCGCGGAGATCGAGTCATCGAATACGTCGCGCATGATCTGGCCGTTCCCCGACGGGACGCCGAAGGACACGCTGACGCCGCGCTACCGCAACGGGGTCCTCGTCTCGCTCGCGTCGGCGGTCATCGTCGTGCAGGCCGCCGTCGGGTCCGGCTCCATCCACGCCGCGCGCATCACGCGCGAGCTCCGGCGGCCGCTCTACGTGGTGCCGGGCATGCCGTGGAGCTGGGAGTTCCACGGGTCGAAGGGTCTCATCATGAGCGGCGCGACGCCGCTCTGGTCGGTGGAGCAGCTCTTCGACGAGCTCGACCTACCGGCGCCGGACATCGCCGATCCCGAGGCCCTGCTCAGCGGCAGGATGCCGCTGCCGTCGCCCATTCGCACAAATAAGAGGAGGGGCGGATCCTCGCGGAAACAGGTGCTTTTGCCCCTGCCGGCCCCGTCGCTCACACCCGAAGAAGAACGAGTAAAATCCATACTTTCGCCCGCTCCGACCCAGCGGGATCGCATCATCGAGGAGGCGGGCCTCGGGACGAGCGCGACGCTCACCGCCCTCTTGACGCTGTCCCTCAAGGACGTAGTAGTAGAGGCCCCTGACGGGTTCTTTCGCCTCAACAAAGCGTCATAA
- a CDS encoding L-tyrosine/L-tryptophan isonitrile synthase family protein: protein MGSEGDAARLLAEARESFARDGFEAAAIDAIAKVAGVPLAQALLLFPSKYALAHALYQGVVADTLSIVADLEAGSVAARFAALLEAKLDRLDAQRDVMRALLSVAMDARGDAGVLSSKAAALRARTAGAILTAVVGADDAPANASELGALLYGLHLAVVLLWTQDEDGKMARGVVTLARDLLGQAAPMLALPFVSEAMHRLGAIFGDRLAPVVSADVERRARWILARLMHGRRLAPGEADGAPAEVELAPHLPLVRAALSEDRPLELLLPAFPAKSPSPAKVLGKLPDYAESIALRSRDDRCRGRATAACAVRS from the coding sequence GTGGGGAGCGAAGGAGACGCGGCACGGCTTCTGGCGGAGGCGCGGGAGAGCTTTGCGCGCGACGGGTTCGAGGCGGCGGCGATCGACGCGATCGCGAAGGTGGCCGGCGTTCCCCTCGCGCAAGCGCTCCTGCTCTTTCCCTCGAAGTACGCGCTCGCGCATGCGCTCTATCAAGGCGTCGTCGCCGACACGCTGTCGATCGTGGCCGACCTCGAGGCCGGGAGCGTCGCGGCGCGCTTCGCGGCGTTGCTCGAGGCGAAGCTCGATCGGCTCGATGCGCAGCGCGACGTGATGCGGGCCCTCCTCTCCGTGGCGATGGATGCGCGCGGGGACGCCGGCGTGCTCTCGTCGAAGGCGGCGGCGCTGCGCGCGCGGACCGCGGGCGCGATCCTCACCGCCGTGGTCGGCGCGGACGACGCGCCCGCGAACGCGAGCGAGCTCGGCGCCCTGCTCTACGGGCTCCACCTCGCCGTCGTCCTGCTCTGGACGCAAGACGAGGACGGCAAGATGGCGCGCGGCGTCGTCACGCTCGCGCGCGACCTCCTCGGTCAGGCCGCGCCGATGCTCGCGCTGCCGTTCGTGAGCGAAGCGATGCACCGGCTCGGGGCGATCTTCGGCGATCGCCTCGCGCCCGTCGTCTCCGCCGACGTCGAGAGGCGCGCGCGCTGGATCCTCGCGCGCTTGATGCATGGGCGGCGCCTCGCGCCGGGAGAGGCCGACGGCGCGCCCGCCGAGGTCGAGCTCGCGCCGCATCTCCCGCTCGTGCGCGCGGCGCTGAGCGAAGACCGTCCGCTCGAGCTGCTCTTGCCCGCGTTCCCGGCCAAGTCGCCGAGCCCGGCCAAGGTCCTCGGCAAGCTGCCGGACTACGCCGAGTCGATCGCGCTTCGCTCGCGCGATGACCGGTGTCGCGGGCGCGCGACGGCGGCGTGTGCGGTTCGATCGTGA
- a CDS encoding zinc-ribbon domain-containing protein, giving the protein MKFLCDNCKAKYQIADEKVAGKTVRMKCRKCGHQIEVRSAVTEGSGSMPPPAPLPGVKAPPKPGLATSLSAQKPKAPAGSALAGAFTKNVEDAPVSSVSARGEGSLDLSVSDEWYVAINGVPVGPIRISELRRKAATGAVTEESLCWQEGLEEWRPIRTIPDLATIVREAAAGNRPSLASTEAAAPARISNLPPAPRRPSTIPPSPVQPSAPRQLAAPPAPAPLRSNVVPLRPAAPSMEDVPLAPFGSAAPSLSPFPGSAPMPVAPPAAATAPLPLSSPAMPVATPQTSPLAPPIAVPDPFAVPAPVFPSSQMPAASPYSLSPLAPATSHAPSYPDRASFHPPAYNAPAPAPIAPPSTMPVEQKRGGAPLWFWPILVLFLGFGGGGAYFLFGRPQPPPAPVVIQMPATAPPDPAPAPSDSVATIEMPDTPTVEPKDGTTKKPATKKEPVAAAAPKPTEEKKGLDLGGLGTGPSGPAIGPGGSSGGGSSGGLDTAGVERVVAGHRAGVKRTCWERGGSDQKSSVNVTVTANVAPNGQVSSVSSSGDDPVVGKCIENQVKGWTFPAPGSPTTINIPFKFVRQ; this is encoded by the coding sequence GTGAAGTTTCTCTGCGACAACTGCAAGGCGAAGTACCAGATCGCCGACGAGAAGGTGGCGGGCAAGACCGTCCGCATGAAGTGTCGCAAGTGCGGCCACCAGATCGAGGTGCGCTCCGCCGTCACCGAAGGAAGCGGGAGCATGCCGCCGCCGGCCCCGCTCCCCGGCGTGAAGGCGCCGCCGAAGCCCGGCCTGGCCACCAGCCTGTCCGCCCAGAAGCCGAAGGCGCCCGCCGGCTCCGCGCTCGCCGGCGCCTTCACCAAGAACGTCGAAGACGCGCCGGTGTCGAGCGTGTCGGCCCGCGGCGAGGGCTCGCTCGATCTGTCCGTCAGCGACGAGTGGTACGTCGCGATCAACGGCGTGCCGGTCGGCCCGATCCGCATCTCCGAGCTCCGCCGCAAGGCCGCCACCGGCGCGGTGACGGAGGAGTCGCTCTGCTGGCAGGAGGGCCTCGAGGAGTGGCGGCCGATCCGGACCATCCCCGACCTCGCGACGATCGTGCGCGAGGCCGCGGCCGGCAATCGCCCCTCGCTCGCGAGCACCGAAGCCGCCGCGCCCGCGCGCATCTCCAACCTCCCCCCCGCGCCGAGGCGCCCGAGCACGATCCCGCCCTCGCCGGTGCAACCCTCCGCGCCGCGCCAGCTCGCGGCCCCGCCGGCGCCCGCGCCGCTCCGCAGCAACGTCGTCCCGCTAAGGCCGGCCGCGCCCTCGATGGAGGACGTCCCGCTCGCGCCGTTCGGCTCGGCCGCGCCCTCGCTCAGCCCCTTCCCCGGCTCCGCGCCGATGCCGGTCGCGCCGCCGGCGGCCGCGACCGCGCCGCTCCCGCTCTCGTCGCCGGCCATGCCGGTCGCGACGCCGCAGACCTCGCCGCTCGCGCCGCCGATCGCGGTGCCCGATCCGTTCGCGGTGCCGGCCCCCGTGTTTCCGTCGAGCCAGATGCCCGCGGCGTCGCCGTACTCGCTCTCCCCGCTCGCGCCCGCGACGTCGCACGCGCCGTCGTATCCGGACCGCGCGTCGTTCCATCCGCCGGCCTACAACGCGCCGGCGCCCGCGCCCATCGCGCCGCCGTCGACGATGCCGGTGGAGCAGAAGCGCGGCGGCGCTCCGCTCTGGTTCTGGCCGATCCTCGTCCTCTTCCTCGGGTTCGGCGGCGGCGGTGCGTATTTCCTCTTCGGCCGCCCGCAGCCCCCACCCGCGCCCGTCGTCATCCAGATGCCGGCCACGGCGCCGCCCGACCCCGCGCCCGCGCCGTCCGACAGCGTCGCGACGATCGAGATGCCGGACACGCCCACCGTCGAGCCCAAGGACGGCACGACCAAGAAGCCCGCGACGAAGAAGGAGCCGGTCGCGGCGGCGGCGCCGAAGCCCACCGAGGAGAAGAAGGGCCTCGATCTGGGCGGCCTCGGGACCGGACCGAGCGGCCCCGCGATCGGTCCCGGCGGCAGCAGCGGCGGCGGATCGAGCGGCGGCCTCGACACCGCCGGCGTCGAGCGCGTCGTGGCGGGTCACCGTGCGGGCGTGAAGCGGACGTGCTGGGAGCGCGGCGGGAGCGACCAGAAGTCGAGCGTCAACGTGACCGTCACCGCGAACGTCGCGCCGAACGGCCAGGTGTCGAGCGTCTCGTCGTCGGGCGACGATCCCGTCGTCGGCAAGTGCATCGAGAACCAGGTGAAGGGCTGGACCTTCCCCGCCCCGGGCTCGCCGACGACGATCAACATCCCGTTCAAGTTCGTCCGCCAGTAA
- the topA gene encoding type I DNA topoisomerase: MGKTLVVVESPAKAKTIKKYLGTGYEVLASKGHVKDLPKKMGIDVEKGFQETYEIVPGKEKVLQELKAAAKQADDILLATDPDREGEAIAWHLAEELTGKPDKAKRVEFHEITKGGVQKGVAAPRKLNKHLYDAQRARRVLDRIVGYDVSALVWSKLAFGLSAGRVQSVALRLIVDREREIEAFVPEEYWNIAAQVAKQKNKKQPFTAKLAQENGKKLEVKDGTTAARVKSDLEASKLTIAKITTSERKRKPYAPYTTSKLQQDAVNRLGFGAKRTMQIAQGLYEGVDLGKELGTVGLITYMRTDSTRVAPEALQLLRDFIETKYGKGSLPKDPNVYKSKKAAQEAHEAIRPTSLDYTPESVRKHLKDEQFKLYKLIWDRFVASQMKDALYDQTSVEIEAKPAKAGASTYLLRASGRTLKLAGWLEVYGAAAEEPQAGGDENKEEGDAASTEPAEGEANLPELAEGEVLDLVTPPGVLAEQKFTQPPARYNEGSLVRELEDRGIGRPSTYAEIISKVQARDYVEKVDGRSFRPTQLGRMVVEGLLQSELEFMDPAFTSSMEEELDEVEAGNEERVTLLSRFYKKFRTQLDKGKKGKRWNPDPVPIGEMCEACGPNGNSEDEKVRALPPGELSKRWSKNGWFAGCSNYPKCKNTRDMGPDGNGAAPPKETDIDCDKCGKKMAIRSGRYGEFLSCTGYPACKNARPVPLGVPCPKCGGDIIEVRPKKKGGKTFYGCSRYNDETVKCDFKLWQKPIPEPCPACGAKFLVIAGTKAKPMIACADKECGYKRAPETDAAPTLGAPSPDAAAPPPA, from the coding sequence ATGGGCAAGACACTCGTCGTCGTCGAGTCGCCGGCCAAGGCCAAGACGATCAAGAAGTACCTGGGCACGGGCTACGAGGTCCTCGCATCGAAGGGCCACGTGAAGGATCTGCCCAAGAAGATGGGCATCGACGTCGAGAAGGGCTTCCAGGAAACCTACGAGATCGTCCCCGGCAAGGAGAAGGTCCTCCAGGAGCTGAAGGCCGCGGCGAAGCAGGCCGACGACATCCTCCTCGCGACCGACCCCGATCGCGAGGGCGAGGCGATCGCATGGCACCTCGCGGAGGAGCTGACCGGCAAGCCCGACAAGGCGAAGCGGGTCGAGTTCCACGAGATCACGAAGGGCGGCGTGCAGAAGGGCGTCGCCGCGCCGCGGAAGCTGAACAAGCACCTCTACGACGCGCAGCGCGCGCGCCGGGTGCTCGATCGCATCGTCGGCTACGACGTGTCGGCGCTCGTCTGGTCGAAGCTCGCGTTCGGTCTCTCCGCCGGCCGCGTGCAGTCGGTCGCGCTGCGGCTCATCGTCGATCGCGAGCGCGAGATCGAGGCGTTCGTCCCCGAGGAGTACTGGAACATCGCGGCGCAGGTCGCGAAGCAGAAGAACAAGAAGCAGCCGTTCACCGCGAAGCTCGCGCAGGAGAACGGGAAGAAGCTCGAGGTGAAGGACGGCACGACCGCCGCCCGCGTGAAGAGCGACCTCGAAGCGTCGAAGCTCACGATCGCGAAGATCACGACGAGCGAGCGGAAGCGGAAGCCGTACGCGCCGTACACGACGAGCAAGCTGCAGCAGGACGCGGTCAACCGCCTCGGCTTCGGGGCGAAGCGCACGATGCAGATCGCGCAGGGCCTCTACGAGGGCGTCGACCTCGGCAAGGAGCTCGGCACCGTCGGTCTCATCACGTACATGCGCACCGACTCCACGCGCGTCGCGCCAGAGGCGCTCCAGCTGCTCCGCGACTTCATCGAGACGAAGTACGGCAAGGGCTCGCTCCCGAAGGACCCGAACGTCTACAAGTCGAAGAAGGCGGCGCAGGAAGCGCACGAGGCGATCCGCCCGACCTCGCTCGACTACACGCCCGAGAGCGTGCGCAAGCACCTCAAGGACGAGCAGTTCAAGCTCTACAAGCTGATCTGGGATCGCTTCGTCGCGAGCCAGATGAAGGACGCGCTCTACGATCAGACCTCGGTCGAGATCGAGGCGAAGCCGGCGAAGGCGGGCGCGTCGACGTACCTCCTCCGCGCGAGCGGCCGCACGCTGAAGCTCGCGGGCTGGCTCGAGGTCTACGGCGCGGCGGCGGAGGAGCCGCAGGCCGGCGGCGACGAGAACAAGGAGGAGGGCGACGCGGCCTCCACCGAGCCGGCCGAGGGCGAGGCGAACCTGCCGGAGCTCGCGGAGGGCGAGGTCCTCGACCTCGTCACGCCGCCGGGCGTGCTCGCGGAGCAGAAGTTCACCCAGCCGCCGGCGCGCTACAACGAAGGCTCCCTCGTGCGCGAGCTCGAGGACCGCGGCATCGGCCGCCCTTCGACGTACGCCGAGATCATCAGCAAGGTGCAGGCGCGCGACTACGTCGAGAAGGTCGACGGCAGGAGCTTCCGCCCCACCCAGCTCGGGCGCATGGTCGTCGAGGGCCTCTTGCAGAGCGAGCTCGAGTTCATGGATCCGGCGTTCACGTCGAGCATGGAGGAGGAGCTCGACGAGGTGGAGGCGGGCAACGAGGAGCGCGTCACGCTGCTCTCGCGCTTCTACAAGAAGTTCCGCACCCAGCTCGATAAAGGGAAAAAGGGTAAACGGTGGAATCCGGACCCGGTGCCCATCGGCGAGATGTGCGAGGCCTGCGGGCCGAACGGCAACTCCGAGGACGAGAAGGTCCGCGCGCTCCCGCCGGGCGAGCTCTCGAAGCGTTGGTCGAAGAACGGCTGGTTCGCCGGCTGCTCCAACTACCCGAAGTGCAAGAACACGCGCGACATGGGGCCCGACGGCAACGGCGCGGCGCCGCCGAAGGAGACCGACATCGACTGCGACAAGTGCGGAAAGAAGATGGCGATCCGCTCGGGCCGCTACGGCGAGTTCCTCTCCTGCACCGGCTACCCGGCCTGCAAGAACGCGCGCCCGGTCCCGCTCGGCGTCCCGTGCCCGAAGTGCGGCGGCGACATCATCGAGGTCCGCCCGAAGAAGAAGGGCGGCAAGACCTTCTACGGCTGCTCTCGCTACAACGACGAGACGGTGAAGTGCGACTTCAAGCTGTGGCAGAAGCCGATCCCGGAGCCCTGCCCCGCTTGCGGCGCCAAGTTCCTCGTCATCGCCGGCACGAAGGCCAAGCCGATGATCGCCTGCGCCGACAAGGAGTGCGGCTACAAGCGGGCCCCAGAGACCGACGCCGCTCCCACGCTCGGCGCGCCATCCCCAGACGCCGCCGCCCCCCCGCCAGCCTGA